In Kangiella koreensis DSM 16069, a single window of DNA contains:
- the zipA gene encoding cell division protein ZipA → MDWQFTLLLIIVGLIIIGFIYFDAKRRSKVRREKVERDLYEQRLEKHRDGTGYDPDGIGQVRVIGKNEKSEQDSVRAEPVAQSKTEAMSQPLSEEQVEQTQAKKPLNQQQEHKDPIIDEESVPVLDDALFEFTSEHFKREPAKESEQKAAVKNEPQLDNPQQTSLFEEPEEESAVVEAEPDLIFSLYVVASQDKPYHGPELVQTLVEQGMRHGDMDIFHRHAQANGRGAVQFSLANAFEPGIFDLDDIDNLSSKGLALFMTLPGPSKPMKAYELMVKTAQAITQQLGGRILDGSRSNFSRQIETHHKEQISEFERRQLLNKQ, encoded by the coding sequence ATGGACTGGCAGTTCACTTTATTACTGATAATCGTAGGCTTGATTATTATTGGCTTTATTTATTTTGATGCAAAGCGTCGCAGTAAAGTCAGACGAGAAAAGGTAGAGCGTGATCTGTATGAGCAGCGCTTAGAAAAGCACCGAGATGGCACTGGGTATGACCCCGATGGTATTGGGCAAGTACGCGTCATTGGCAAGAATGAAAAGTCTGAGCAGGATTCTGTTCGAGCAGAGCCTGTTGCTCAAAGTAAAACTGAAGCCATGTCTCAGCCGCTTTCAGAAGAGCAGGTCGAGCAAACCCAAGCAAAGAAACCTCTCAACCAGCAACAAGAGCATAAAGACCCTATCATTGATGAAGAGAGTGTCCCAGTATTAGATGATGCACTGTTTGAGTTCACTAGTGAGCATTTCAAGCGTGAGCCGGCAAAAGAATCCGAGCAAAAAGCCGCCGTTAAAAACGAACCTCAATTAGATAATCCTCAGCAGACCTCGCTATTCGAAGAGCCTGAAGAGGAATCGGCAGTTGTCGAAGCAGAACCTGATTTAATATTTTCACTGTATGTCGTTGCCTCACAAGATAAACCCTATCATGGCCCTGAATTAGTGCAGACCCTTGTTGAGCAAGGCATGCGTCATGGCGATATGGATATTTTCCATCGTCACGCACAAGCTAATGGGCGTGGTGCTGTTCAATTCAGTTTGGCTAACGCTTTCGAACCGGGCATTTTTGATTTAGATGATATTGATAATTTATCATCTAAAGGTTTGGCATTATTCATGACCTTGCCGGGTCCATCAAAACCGATGAAAGCTTATGAGTTAATGGTTAAAACTGCTCAGGCGATAACACAACAATTAGGTGGTCGTATTTTAGACGGTAGCCGTAGTAACTTTAGCCGTCAGATTGAAACCCACCATAAAGAACAAATTAGTGAGTTTGAACGTCGCCAGTTATTGAACAAACAATAA
- the rne gene encoding ribonuclease E — translation MRRMLINATNHHEELRVALVDGQRLYDLDIELAGREQKKGNIYKGKVTRIEPSLEAAFVDYGAERHGFLPLKEVAREYMQNAPSRGRPTIKEALKEGQEIIVQIDKEERGNKGAALTTSISLAGSYLVLMPNNPRAGGISRRIEGDERTELKQVMSQLPVPNGMGCIVRTAGIGKSLEEIQYDFNYLIDTWNGIKQVAGTRPAPFLITQESDVITRAIRDYLRPDIGEIIIDRPEIYERVKSELQYQRPDFVSKVKLYRDEIPLFNRYQVESQIESAFQREVRLPSGGSVVFDQTEALLSIDINSARATKGGDIEETALHTNVEAAEEIARQLRLRDIGGLIVIDFIDMGPPRNQREVERVLKDSVARDRARIQIGRISRFGLLEMSRQRLRPSLEESSQHVCPRCTGSGVIRGTDSLALSILRLMEDEAMKESTAEVQAVVPVEVATFLLNEKRRKIEQIEKRQKVRLVVVPNPYLETPHYEVLRVKAGETLEDSSYSLIGDAPEIELVRSSKQPAPVSDQPALKGVKPTSPPPAPSKAVKKKKPGLFARLWTSLFGDDEDKKKKDKQSKNNRGKYDRNTRGRNTRHQGKKRTNQKGRNQTQAQNKNQPQEQRDGKDNKVQQKTGGRPQKKQNDKPQRKQTGPKHEQKPEQKQEQQNVVEQPKTKRPPRKTRAERMAEAKQPQQPEQGQQPAAKQEQQPQQAKKPSVRSAIKGKKAQEDSVEAKPVAKKDKAGTDKPTKGQDQTKTAKERAPKSKAQAEDIMVYKAHKSLERSVSDVMGYSKDKKDEKPEVIKATQQAANDAQVKQAPESASPAKAETSTERHEPQATQTQDESVATKLDAETVEPFVNPEVKSEPKTAASTKTEEPAKEAEQAKEPVAKTEVAKKPAKPHEATHASAPMAKAVNHDSVVSADFAPKPYQFSETDVITTDIKDTSDKHSNSPAAKTSSLN, via the coding sequence ATGAGACGTATGTTGATTAACGCAACCAATCATCATGAAGAGTTGCGTGTTGCGCTGGTAGATGGCCAGCGTTTGTATGATTTAGATATCGAACTAGCAGGAAGAGAACAGAAAAAAGGTAACATTTACAAAGGCAAGGTCACTCGTATCGAGCCAAGCCTTGAAGCCGCTTTTGTTGACTATGGTGCAGAACGCCATGGTTTCCTTCCGCTAAAAGAAGTTGCCCGCGAATACATGCAAAATGCCCCATCGCGCGGCCGCCCTACTATCAAAGAAGCCTTAAAAGAAGGCCAGGAAATCATTGTCCAGATTGATAAAGAAGAACGTGGTAATAAAGGCGCGGCCTTAACCACTTCGATCAGTTTGGCCGGTAGCTACCTGGTTCTTATGCCAAACAACCCTCGTGCCGGTGGTATTTCTCGTCGCATCGAAGGCGATGAGCGCACCGAACTTAAGCAAGTTATGAGCCAGCTTCCTGTACCTAATGGTATGGGCTGCATCGTTCGTACTGCAGGAATTGGCAAAAGCCTTGAAGAAATTCAGTATGATTTTAATTACCTGATTGATACCTGGAATGGTATCAAGCAAGTAGCTGGAACTCGCCCTGCTCCATTCCTGATAACCCAGGAGTCTGACGTTATCACTCGCGCCATTCGTGATTATTTACGTCCAGATATCGGTGAAATCATTATTGACCGTCCTGAAATATATGAACGCGTCAAAAGTGAGCTACAGTATCAGCGCCCAGACTTTGTCAGCAAAGTTAAACTGTATCGGGATGAGATTCCTTTATTCAATCGTTATCAGGTTGAAAGCCAGATCGAAAGCGCCTTCCAACGTGAAGTTCGCTTGCCGTCAGGCGGCTCTGTAGTGTTTGACCAGACAGAAGCACTATTATCTATCGATATTAACTCGGCACGTGCTACCAAAGGCGGTGACATCGAAGAAACTGCTTTGCATACGAATGTCGAAGCAGCAGAAGAAATCGCTCGTCAATTGCGTTTACGTGATATCGGTGGCCTGATTGTAATTGACTTTATCGATATGGGTCCTCCTCGCAATCAACGTGAAGTTGAGCGCGTTCTTAAAGATTCTGTTGCACGCGATCGTGCCCGCATTCAAATTGGCCGTATCTCACGCTTCGGTCTTCTTGAGATGTCTCGCCAACGATTACGTCCGTCACTAGAAGAGTCGAGCCAGCACGTTTGTCCTCGCTGTACTGGTTCAGGTGTTATTCGTGGTACTGACTCACTCGCTCTCTCGATCCTACGATTGATGGAAGACGAAGCTATGAAAGAGTCAACTGCTGAAGTTCAAGCAGTAGTCCCAGTGGAAGTGGCCACATTCCTATTGAACGAAAAACGACGCAAAATCGAACAGATTGAAAAGCGTCAAAAAGTTCGTTTAGTAGTGGTACCAAACCCATACCTTGAGACACCTCATTATGAAGTGCTTCGAGTTAAGGCTGGCGAAACGCTTGAAGATAGCAGTTATAGTTTAATTGGTGATGCTCCTGAAATTGAACTGGTTAGAAGTAGTAAACAACCAGCCCCTGTCAGCGATCAACCAGCGCTAAAAGGTGTAAAACCAACTTCGCCGCCACCTGCACCTAGTAAAGCAGTAAAGAAGAAAAAGCCGGGGCTATTCGCACGTCTTTGGACTTCCTTGTTTGGTGATGACGAAGACAAGAAAAAGAAAGACAAGCAATCGAAAAACAATCGCGGCAAGTATGACCGTAATACTCGCGGTCGTAATACTCGCCATCAAGGCAAAAAACGTACCAACCAGAAAGGTCGTAACCAAACCCAGGCTCAAAACAAAAACCAGCCACAAGAGCAGCGTGATGGTAAAGACAATAAGGTTCAGCAAAAGACTGGTGGCCGTCCGCAGAAGAAACAAAACGACAAGCCACAAAGAAAGCAGACTGGTCCAAAGCACGAGCAAAAGCCGGAGCAAAAACAAGAGCAGCAAAATGTTGTAGAGCAGCCGAAAACTAAACGTCCTCCACGTAAAACACGTGCAGAGCGTATGGCTGAAGCTAAACAACCTCAGCAGCCAGAACAAGGCCAACAGCCAGCTGCAAAACAGGAGCAGCAACCTCAGCAAGCTAAGAAACCTTCTGTACGCTCAGCTATTAAAGGTAAAAAAGCTCAAGAAGATTCTGTTGAGGCTAAGCCAGTTGCTAAGAAAGATAAAGCAGGTACCGATAAGCCAACTAAAGGCCAAGACCAGACAAAAACAGCTAAAGAGCGCGCCCCAAAGAGCAAAGCTCAGGCTGAAGATATTATGGTCTATAAAGCTCACAAGTCTTTAGAGCGCAGTGTTTCTGATGTCATGGGCTACAGCAAAGATAAGAAAGACGAGAAGCCTGAAGTAATCAAGGCAACTCAACAGGCAGCCAATGACGCTCAAGTTAAACAGGCACCGGAAAGTGCTTCTCCGGCAAAAGCAGAAACTTCAACTGAACGGCATGAGCCTCAAGCGACACAAACTCAGGATGAGTCAGTTGCAACCAAGCTTGATGCCGAAACTGTTGAGCCATTTGTAAACCCGGAAGTAAAATCTGAGCCAAAAACAGCTGCCAGCACTAAAACAGAAGAGCCTGCCAAAGAAGCTGAGCAAGCCAAGGAGCCAGTAGCTAAAACTGAAGTTGCTAAAAAACCGGCTAAGCCACATGAAGCAACTCACGCTTCAGCGCCAATGGCAAAAGCAGTTAATCATGACTCAGTAGTATCAGCAGACTTTGCACCGAAACCTTATCAGTTCTCTGAAACTGATGTGATTACTACTGATATTAAGGACACTAGTGACAAACACAGTAATAGCCCAGCAGCAAAGACAAGTTCACTGAACTAA
- the ligA gene encoding NAD-dependent DNA ligase LigA, with protein MSELEKRVAELRVTLDNYNHQYYVLDDPSVPDAEYDRLLRELQQIESEHPELISSDSPTQRVGAKPDNGFQEVTHELPMLSLDNAMSDDELVSFNKRVQDRLNTTENIEYVCEPKLDGLAVSLLYENGQLVRGATRGDGTTGENITLNVRTIRAIPLKLRGTETPERIEIRGEVFMPKAVFESLNEEAREQGAKSFANPRNAAAGSLRQLDPSITAKRQLSFYAYSMGLVSDDFKLANTHFDRLEQIKTFGLPVSSEIKLVKGAEGCLAYHQSISEKRDSLGYEIDGVVNKVNSIELQEELGFVARAPRWAIAHKFPAQEEMTQLIGVDFQVGRTGALTPVARLEPVSVGGVTVSNATLHNMDEIKRLDARIGDTVIIRRAGDVIPQVVSIILEKRPSNAEIILTPEQCPVCNSPVERTEGEAAIRCTGGLICSAQRKEAIKHFASRKAMDIDGLGDKLVEIFAEKGMVQSISDLYRIKAGDIAALDRMGEKSAENLIGALEHSKNTTLPKFLYSLGIREVGEVTAKNIAHHFLTLDGIIKASQEELESVPDVGPIVAHHIRAFFDNVENLEQIEELKDLGVNWPDIKKKSDDELPLKGKTYVITGTLEGISRPEAKAKLEALGAKVSGSVSSKTTALIAGASAGSKLKKAQELGVEVLDQSFLDNL; from the coding sequence ATGTCCGAATTAGAAAAACGCGTAGCCGAGCTACGCGTTACCCTTGATAATTATAACCATCAATATTACGTATTAGACGATCCTTCTGTTCCTGATGCTGAGTACGACCGATTGTTACGCGAGCTTCAGCAGATAGAATCTGAGCATCCAGAGTTGATTTCTTCTGATTCACCAACACAGCGTGTTGGCGCTAAACCTGATAATGGCTTTCAGGAAGTCACTCATGAACTGCCAATGTTGTCGCTTGATAACGCAATGAGTGACGATGAGTTGGTGAGTTTCAATAAGCGTGTTCAGGACCGTTTAAACACAACCGAGAATATCGAGTATGTGTGCGAGCCAAAATTAGATGGTTTAGCCGTTAGTTTGTTGTATGAAAATGGGCAGCTTGTTCGCGGTGCTACTCGAGGTGATGGGACAACGGGTGAGAACATTACCCTTAATGTTAGAACCATTCGTGCCATTCCTTTAAAACTTCGTGGTACAGAGACTCCTGAGCGAATCGAAATTCGTGGCGAAGTGTTTATGCCAAAGGCAGTGTTTGAATCCTTGAACGAAGAAGCACGAGAGCAGGGCGCTAAAAGCTTTGCTAATCCTCGCAATGCTGCCGCTGGAAGTTTACGTCAACTTGATCCCTCTATTACTGCAAAACGCCAACTGTCTTTTTATGCCTATTCAATGGGTTTAGTGTCTGATGATTTTAAACTTGCCAATACTCACTTCGACCGATTGGAACAGATTAAAACTTTTGGATTACCTGTTAGTAGTGAAATTAAGCTAGTGAAAGGTGCCGAAGGATGCTTAGCTTACCATCAGTCAATATCGGAAAAGCGTGACTCGCTGGGTTATGAAATTGATGGCGTAGTTAATAAGGTTAACTCGATTGAGCTACAGGAAGAGCTTGGTTTCGTGGCTCGCGCACCGCGTTGGGCAATTGCTCATAAGTTTCCTGCGCAAGAAGAAATGACTCAGCTAATTGGCGTAGATTTCCAGGTCGGTCGTACCGGTGCTTTGACGCCGGTGGCTCGATTAGAGCCAGTTTCTGTTGGTGGGGTTACAGTCAGTAATGCTACTTTACATAACATGGATGAAATTAAACGTTTGGATGCACGGATTGGTGATACTGTCATTATTCGTCGTGCCGGTGACGTTATTCCTCAAGTCGTTAGTATCATTCTCGAAAAACGACCGTCTAATGCCGAAATTATTTTAACACCAGAACAGTGTCCGGTGTGCAATTCGCCCGTTGAAAGAACAGAAGGAGAGGCCGCTATTCGTTGTACCGGAGGCCTTATATGTTCAGCACAGCGCAAAGAGGCAATAAAGCATTTTGCTTCACGCAAAGCCATGGATATTGACGGTCTAGGCGATAAGTTGGTTGAGATTTTTGCTGAGAAAGGCATGGTTCAAAGTATCAGTGACCTTTATCGAATTAAGGCCGGCGATATTGCAGCTCTTGATCGGATGGGGGAGAAATCAGCCGAGAATTTAATTGGTGCTTTAGAGCACAGTAAAAATACCACTCTCCCCAAATTTTTGTATTCACTAGGCATTCGAGAAGTCGGCGAAGTCACCGCAAAAAATATAGCGCATCATTTTTTAACTCTAGATGGCATTATAAAAGCCAGTCAGGAGGAGCTGGAATCGGTTCCAGATGTTGGTCCGATTGTCGCACACCATATTCGAGCTTTCTTTGATAATGTAGAGAACCTCGAGCAGATTGAAGAGTTGAAGGATTTAGGCGTAAACTGGCCTGATATCAAAAAGAAATCCGATGATGAATTACCATTGAAAGGTAAGACTTATGTTATCACTGGCACTTTAGAGGGTATAAGTCGACCCGAAGCCAAGGCGAAACTGGAAGCTTTAGGGGCAAAAGTTTCAGGTTCAGTTTCTAGTAAAACAACTGCTTTGATTGCTGGCGCAAGCGCAGGAAGTAAATTAAAGAAAGCGCAGGAGTTGGGCGTCGAAGTATTGGACCAATCGTTCCTGGATAACTTGTAG
- the smc gene encoding chromosome segregation protein SMC, whose protein sequence is MRLKQIKLAGFKSFVDPTTVSLPSNLTAIVGPNGCGKSNLIDAVRWVMGESSAKNLRGDAMTDVIFNGSTGRKPVGQASIELVFDNSDGTVQGEFANYNEISVKRMVNREAQSSYFLNGTRCRRKDITDIFLGTGLGPRSYAIIEQGMISRLIESKPHELRIFLEEAAGISKYKERRKETENRIRHTRDNLDRLTDLRDELGKQLSHLKRQATSAQRYKEYKAEERELKAQLAAIRWQTFNSKIEALDDAIQKMETEVEAKIADQRNSDSEIEKSRELHIELTDAHSEVQGRFYGIGADIARLEQAIEHARQQKSQLLEDKAQVQSSLDKLREQLRFDESKLEELMTELLQTEPDLELKTEQVEEQQQQLQDMEEDMRLWQQDWDVFNQQAHANAQKTEVEKTRIQHLESHIARYTKRLEDIRAEINQQESSPMENDLVEIAKELSLAEEQSERLEEEVSNAVEQINQIRQQQREHNQKLEVSRKELRGLESRKISLEALQSAALGGQSEESVSWLKQQGLDSKSRLAQNISVDSGWELAAETVLGEYLEAVVVDDNHEYANTLTELASGKLILISGNGSGGSHPNTLHSKIKNADALAGQLSKVKVADSLEQAMDIRGQLAEDESVITQDGLWLGKNWLRVSKQSEQGAGILEREAELNELAGKIEQQEALMEELEQTKERLAEQLSEQEQLWQSKQSQLAQASRTYSELRAKVGSQQAKLEQAKSRLERLQKEQRDVLQQLQDDEELLAKSRQQIELMVDSMADDTQRREQMTTEREEKRAQLEAKRQQARQVKDEQHQLAIRVSAVKAEVNSTRAGFERVNSQIGELTSRKVELENRLSSEQDPTEDYQIELEQALEKRLLVEEELKQARNKLSEIDDKMRSLERRRHESEQQAQGVRSRLEKLRMDWQEAKTRQNTQAEILADAKANVETLLEELPEEANEQQWISDIEDITGKIQRLGAINLAAIEEFKAAEERKTYLDAQHEDLNEALETLESAIRKIDHETRTRFKETFDKVNKGVQELFPKVFGGGHAYLELTGDNLLDTGVTVMARPPGKRNSTIHLLSGGEKALTAISLVFSIFRLNPAPFCMLDEVDAPLDDANVGRYANLVKEMSEQLQFIAITHNKIAMEMAHNLLGVTMSEPGVSRVVSVDVEEAAALAAS, encoded by the coding sequence ATGCGATTAAAACAAATTAAATTAGCAGGTTTTAAATCATTCGTAGATCCAACCACGGTTTCCTTGCCGAGTAACCTGACCGCGATTGTCGGGCCTAACGGTTGTGGTAAGTCAAACCTTATTGACGCGGTGCGTTGGGTAATGGGGGAGTCATCCGCTAAGAACCTTCGTGGTGATGCGATGACAGACGTTATTTTCAACGGTTCTACAGGCCGTAAACCGGTCGGCCAGGCCAGTATTGAGCTGGTGTTTGATAATTCAGACGGCACGGTACAAGGCGAGTTTGCCAACTATAACGAAATTTCCGTCAAGCGCATGGTTAACCGTGAGGCTCAATCAAGTTATTTCTTAAACGGAACGCGCTGTCGTCGTAAAGATATTACTGATATTTTCCTTGGAACCGGTCTTGGCCCACGCAGCTATGCGATTATTGAACAGGGCATGATCTCGCGCCTCATCGAGTCTAAACCGCATGAGTTGCGAATTTTCCTCGAAGAAGCCGCAGGAATTTCTAAATATAAAGAGCGCCGCAAAGAGACTGAAAACCGAATTCGCCATACCCGGGACAATCTTGACCGGTTAACTGACTTGCGTGATGAGTTAGGCAAGCAGTTGTCACATCTCAAACGTCAGGCAACCTCTGCTCAGCGCTATAAAGAATATAAGGCCGAAGAGCGTGAGCTTAAAGCTCAGCTAGCTGCGATCCGTTGGCAGACTTTTAACAGCAAAATTGAAGCTTTGGACGATGCTATCCAAAAGATGGAAACTGAAGTCGAAGCAAAAATTGCTGACCAGCGAAATTCCGATAGTGAAATTGAAAAGTCGCGGGAATTGCACATTGAATTAACCGATGCGCATAGCGAAGTGCAGGGGCGCTTTTATGGTATCGGTGCCGATATTGCACGCTTAGAGCAAGCTATCGAGCATGCACGTCAGCAAAAGTCACAATTATTGGAAGATAAAGCACAAGTTCAAAGTTCACTGGACAAATTGCGCGAACAACTACGTTTTGATGAATCAAAACTAGAAGAGCTTATGACCGAACTGTTGCAAACGGAACCAGATTTAGAGCTTAAAACTGAGCAGGTCGAAGAACAGCAACAACAGTTGCAGGACATGGAAGAAGACATGCGTTTGTGGCAGCAAGATTGGGATGTCTTTAACCAACAAGCCCACGCCAACGCACAGAAAACCGAAGTCGAAAAAACGCGCATTCAGCATCTAGAATCACACATCGCTCGCTACACTAAACGTCTTGAAGATATTCGCGCTGAAATCAATCAGCAAGAATCCAGCCCAATGGAAAATGACCTGGTAGAAATTGCCAAAGAATTGAGTTTGGCAGAAGAACAATCAGAGCGATTGGAAGAAGAAGTTTCCAATGCAGTTGAGCAAATCAATCAGATTCGCCAGCAGCAACGTGAACATAACCAAAAGCTGGAAGTTTCTCGAAAAGAATTGCGTGGTCTTGAGTCGCGTAAAATTTCCTTAGAAGCTTTGCAGAGTGCAGCGTTGGGCGGACAAAGCGAGGAATCGGTCAGCTGGTTAAAGCAGCAGGGTCTCGACAGTAAATCTCGCCTCGCACAAAATATTTCGGTAGATTCTGGCTGGGAATTGGCTGCTGAAACGGTACTGGGAGAATACCTTGAAGCTGTTGTTGTAGATGATAATCATGAATATGCTAATACCCTGACTGAGCTAGCCAGCGGTAAACTGATTCTGATTTCAGGCAATGGTTCAGGTGGCAGTCATCCTAATACCTTGCACAGTAAAATTAAAAATGCGGATGCATTAGCCGGCCAGTTAAGCAAGGTTAAAGTTGCTGATTCGCTAGAGCAGGCTATGGATATTCGCGGCCAGCTTGCTGAGGATGAATCGGTTATTACGCAAGATGGCTTATGGTTAGGTAAAAACTGGCTTCGAGTGTCGAAGCAGTCCGAGCAGGGCGCTGGAATTCTTGAGCGAGAAGCTGAACTTAATGAGTTGGCAGGAAAAATTGAGCAGCAAGAAGCTTTGATGGAAGAGTTGGAGCAAACCAAAGAGCGTTTGGCCGAGCAGCTTTCTGAGCAGGAACAATTATGGCAATCCAAGCAATCTCAATTAGCACAAGCTAGCCGTACTTATAGCGAATTACGCGCAAAAGTAGGTTCCCAACAGGCTAAGTTAGAGCAAGCTAAAAGTCGTTTGGAGCGTTTGCAGAAAGAGCAACGCGATGTCCTGCAACAGTTGCAAGATGATGAGGAATTGTTAGCCAAAAGCCGTCAACAGATTGAGTTGATGGTGGATAGCATGGCGGATGACACTCAACGTCGCGAACAGATGACCACTGAGCGAGAAGAAAAGCGTGCGCAGCTTGAAGCCAAGCGTCAACAAGCTCGCCAGGTTAAAGATGAGCAACATCAGTTAGCAATTCGTGTCAGTGCCGTCAAAGCCGAAGTAAACTCAACCCGAGCTGGTTTTGAACGTGTTAACTCACAAATTGGTGAGCTAACATCACGTAAAGTTGAACTGGAAAATCGCTTAAGTTCAGAACAAGATCCAACTGAAGATTATCAAATTGAACTTGAGCAGGCTTTAGAAAAGCGCCTGTTAGTCGAAGAAGAACTGAAACAGGCTCGTAATAAATTGTCAGAGATTGACGATAAGATGCGTTCACTCGAGCGTCGTCGTCATGAATCTGAGCAGCAGGCTCAGGGTGTCCGTTCCCGCCTGGAAAAATTACGTATGGACTGGCAAGAAGCTAAAACTCGTCAAAATACACAAGCTGAAATTTTGGCAGATGCTAAAGCTAATGTTGAAACACTTCTCGAAGAGTTACCGGAAGAGGCTAACGAGCAGCAGTGGATTAGCGACATTGAAGATATTACTGGCAAGATTCAACGTCTTGGAGCGATTAACTTAGCCGCTATTGAAGAGTTCAAAGCTGCAGAAGAGCGTAAAACCTATCTGGATGCGCAGCATGAAGATCTGAACGAAGCACTGGAGACTCTGGAAAGTGCTATTCGTAAAATCGATCATGAAACTCGTACTCGCTTCAAAGAGACTTTCGATAAAGTTAATAAAGGTGTGCAGGAGTTATTCCCAAAAGTGTTTGGCGGGGGGCATGCCTATCTTGAACTTACGGGTGATAACCTACTCGATACAGGTGTTACAGTTATGGCACGCCCACCGGGTAAGCGTAACTCAACCATTCACTTGTTGTCGGGTGGTGAAAAAGCTTTGACTGCGATTTCACTGGTATTCTCGATCTTCCGCCTGAATCCAGCGCCTTTCTGTATGCTGGATGAGGTTGATGCGCCGCTAGATGATGCCAACGTAGGACGTTATGCTAATCTAGTTAAAGAGATGAGTGAACAGTTGCAGTTTATTGCTATTACGCACAATAAAATTGCGATGGAAATGGCACATAATTTATTAGGTGTTACTATGAGTGAGCCAGGCGTTTCGCGCGTGGTTTCAGTGGACGTAGAAGAAGCTGCAGCATTAGCAGCTTCATAA
- a CDS encoding phosphoglycerate mutase family protein, whose amino-acid sequence MKRFVITTLASSLLFSASLYASEPATETEGGQCDHYNVFVMRHLQKAEVAHKDPDLSELGHKMALALADTDFMAHVDVGFSTDYKRTKQTIKPSAARYDFDIHLYDPRDNQALLELINTQYCGKTVAIVGHSNTTPAIVTAFGGTFEVSFAGQSLPANTQVQLDESDYGAVFYIKKGKGVIEQDMLRLKP is encoded by the coding sequence ATGAAAAGATTTGTTATAACCACTCTTGCTTCGAGCTTGTTGTTTAGTGCTTCGCTCTATGCAAGCGAACCTGCTACTGAGACTGAAGGTGGGCAATGTGATCATTATAATGTCTTTGTTATGCGTCATCTACAGAAAGCAGAGGTAGCGCACAAAGATCCTGATCTGAGCGAACTCGGTCATAAGATGGCGCTAGCATTAGCTGACACAGACTTTATGGCTCACGTTGACGTTGGTTTTAGTACGGACTATAAACGTACTAAGCAAACTATAAAGCCATCCGCAGCACGTTATGATTTTGATATTCATCTTTACGACCCACGCGATAATCAGGCTTTGCTTGAGCTTATTAATACTCAATATTGTGGTAAGACTGTTGCCATCGTTGGTCATTCGAATACAACTCCTGCAATTGTTACGGCGTTTGGCGGTACTTTTGAAGTGTCTTTTGCCGGTCAGTCTCTACCAGCCAATACCCAAGTGCAATTAGATGAGTCAGACTATGGGGCGGTTTTCTACATCAAGAAAGGAAAAGGTGTCATAGAGCAGGATATGCTCCGATTGAAACCTTAA
- the rluC gene encoding 23S rRNA pseudouridine(955/2504/2580) synthase RluC codes for MNSESRPKVQFVEVHAEEAGQRIDNFLLKKLKGVPKSHIYKMLRKGEVRVNKGRIKAEYKIKEGDSVRLPPVKTTNTATEVPVKLNIVQELESAILYEDKRLIVLNKPHGMAVHGGSGMSFGVIEALRALRPEAPFLELVHRLDRDTSGCLLIAKKRSTLRFLHEQLQKKLMSKQYWALVEGKWPAKLKHIDFPLAKNHLKSGERVVRVTENGKPSLTSFNVVEVFKNFSLVSAEPVTGRTHQIRVHAQQAGHPLVGDPKYGNDDVTEQFKRQGLSGRLFLHAYSLTFKVTPEDKAIRVEAPLPADLQKTLEYLRR; via the coding sequence ATGAATAGTGAATCCCGTCCAAAAGTCCAATTTGTTGAAGTGCATGCCGAAGAAGCCGGTCAGCGCATCGATAATTTTTTGCTCAAAAAACTCAAAGGCGTTCCTAAATCTCACATTTATAAAATGCTGAGGAAGGGTGAAGTACGCGTCAATAAAGGCCGAATTAAAGCAGAGTACAAAATTAAAGAAGGCGATTCGGTTCGACTTCCCCCCGTTAAAACGACCAATACGGCAACTGAAGTTCCAGTAAAGCTAAACATTGTTCAAGAGCTCGAAAGCGCTATCTTGTATGAAGATAAGCGTTTAATCGTCTTGAATAAGCCGCATGGCATGGCGGTACACGGTGGTAGCGGAATGAGCTTTGGCGTGATTGAAGCCCTCCGAGCTTTAAGACCTGAAGCACCATTTTTAGAGCTGGTTCATAGACTTGACCGTGACACTTCAGGTTGTTTGTTAATCGCGAAAAAGCGCAGCACGCTGCGTTTTCTGCATGAACAGCTGCAGAAAAAGTTGATGAGTAAGCAATATTGGGCGCTTGTGGAAGGGAAATGGCCGGCTAAACTAAAACACATTGATTTTCCGCTTGCTAAGAACCATTTAAAGTCAGGTGAACGAGTGGTCAGAGTCACAGAGAACGGCAAGCCATCTTTAACCTCCTTTAATGTTGTTGAGGTTTTCAAAAACTTCAGCTTGGTGTCAGCCGAGCCTGTAACTGGCAGGACTCACCAAATTCGAGTCCATGCACAACAGGCAGGACATCCACTGGTTGGTGATCCCAAGTATGGCAACGATGATGTGACTGAGCAATTTAAGCGTCAGGGCTTATCTGGTCGTTTATTCTTACATGCATATTCGTTAACCTTTAAAGTGACCCCGGAAGATAAGGCCATTAGGGTCGAGGCACCGCTTCCCGCAGATTTACAGAAAACCCTGGAGTATTTACGTCGATGA